One window of the Rhizorhabdus dicambivorans genome contains the following:
- a CDS encoding TonB-dependent receptor, giving the protein MIANCPKAGSNSLLRKALATLLAHSAIIMPCIPGASAAYGQETSEIVVTAQRREQAIIDVPIAVSVVNAKQVENLNLSTFTSVAQQTPNFNITYARGSNATPDLTIRGIRGVASNGRLNESSIAVYVDDVYLGDETSLAGQIFDVERVEVLRGPQGTLFGRNTTGGLVQFVSAVPTSEFTGKASALYGSDDWVALNAAVSGPLGDHVRTRLAGQFERHDGHHRNLATIPGIRKKLAAKKVWSIRSTTDFDLGDTSKLRLQITKSETDSESTPNFGFGVWRDATKALCSRSEIFGSKCVDAVVLSGQPPQGKFHSGDAITELSRDELAIVQGLTSVTAKFETELGAASLINIANYSKFRSRIGIDGDQSTSPSARAGSNVYVQLNNRTRQFSDELRIQGETNSLNWVVGLFYYQDRKTNDNFINVRNNAGATLQRIQSVARVDTKSGAVFGQADWEFADRFTLSAGARYTVENRELKIANATLLNVLPTQNVLARVGDPDPVTKDITGRLSLTWEPTSDNSIYASYSRGAKSVSYSTFYSNPSPAALAANAALTGPVGQEHVDAFEIGSKNRFLDRRLTLNASAFYYIFDGKQELLSVADLSTGVPISTSRFLNVGTAEIYGAELELSYAPSRRWDFSLSGGLLHTKITDTPLILSSPRLGVIPLEGLPLPQTPKWNMSATLAHHIPVDGMGVFTLQAEARAQAKQNFVLNNDPIVDVPSYGLVNFRVMWESEDRKYNAQLFVTNAFSKDYFANLNETTFSAGSLIAQTGEPRLWGAKIGVSF; this is encoded by the coding sequence ATGATCGCGAATTGTCCAAAGGCTGGTTCAAATAGCCTCTTGCGGAAGGCGCTGGCGACATTGCTGGCCCATTCGGCAATTATCATGCCCTGTATTCCAGGCGCCAGCGCGGCCTACGGCCAGGAAACCAGCGAAATCGTGGTGACGGCCCAGCGGCGCGAGCAGGCGATCATCGACGTGCCTATCGCTGTCAGCGTGGTCAACGCGAAGCAGGTTGAAAATCTCAACCTTTCCACCTTCACCTCGGTCGCGCAGCAGACACCAAACTTCAACATCACCTATGCGCGCGGCAGCAATGCCACGCCCGATCTGACCATTCGCGGGATTCGCGGAGTGGCCTCCAACGGCCGCCTCAATGAAAGCTCGATCGCCGTCTATGTCGACGATGTATATCTGGGCGACGAGACGAGCCTTGCAGGCCAGATTTTCGATGTGGAGCGGGTCGAGGTGTTGCGCGGCCCACAAGGCACGCTGTTCGGCCGGAACACGACGGGTGGCCTCGTCCAGTTCGTGTCCGCTGTCCCCACATCAGAGTTCACCGGCAAGGCCAGCGCGCTATATGGATCAGACGACTGGGTCGCGCTCAACGCTGCCGTGAGCGGCCCGCTTGGCGATCATGTTCGGACACGGCTCGCCGGCCAGTTCGAACGGCATGATGGCCATCACAGGAATCTCGCCACCATCCCCGGCATCCGGAAGAAGCTGGCGGCGAAGAAGGTCTGGAGCATCCGCAGCACCACCGATTTCGACCTGGGCGATACTTCCAAGCTGCGCCTGCAGATAACCAAATCGGAAACAGACTCGGAATCCACGCCCAATTTCGGTTTCGGCGTATGGCGCGATGCTACGAAGGCGCTCTGCTCCCGCTCGGAAATCTTCGGTAGCAAATGTGTCGACGCCGTCGTGCTGAGCGGCCAGCCCCCACAAGGCAAATTCCATTCCGGGGATGCGATCACCGAATTGTCGCGCGACGAACTGGCGATCGTTCAGGGCCTGACGTCGGTTACCGCGAAGTTCGAAACGGAGCTGGGCGCGGCGTCACTGATCAACATCGCTAATTATTCGAAATTCCGGTCCCGGATCGGAATTGACGGTGATCAATCGACGTCGCCCAGTGCTCGTGCCGGTAGCAATGTCTATGTGCAGCTTAACAATCGTACCCGGCAATTCAGCGATGAACTGCGCATTCAGGGCGAGACCAACAGTTTGAACTGGGTGGTCGGGCTTTTCTATTATCAGGACCGAAAGACGAACGACAACTTCATCAACGTGCGGAACAATGCCGGTGCGACCCTTCAACGCATTCAATCCGTTGCCCGCGTTGACACGAAGTCCGGTGCAGTGTTCGGTCAGGCCGACTGGGAATTCGCGGATCGGTTCACGCTCTCGGCCGGCGCGCGCTACACCGTCGAGAACCGCGAACTCAAGATAGCCAACGCCACGCTGCTCAACGTTTTGCCGACGCAGAACGTGCTGGCTCGGGTCGGCGACCCGGATCCGGTCACAAAGGATATAACGGGCCGGTTGAGCCTGACCTGGGAGCCGACGAGCGATAACAGCATCTACGCCAGCTATTCTCGCGGCGCGAAGAGCGTCTCCTACAGCACCTTCTATTCCAACCCATCGCCCGCCGCCCTCGCTGCCAACGCCGCGTTGACCGGCCCGGTGGGGCAGGAACATGTGGATGCGTTTGAGATCGGCAGCAAAAACCGTTTCCTTGATCGTAGGCTGACGCTCAACGCCTCGGCCTTCTATTATATTTTCGACGGCAAGCAGGAACTGCTGAGCGTCGCGGACCTGAGCACCGGCGTGCCCATCTCCACCAGCCGTTTCCTGAACGTCGGAACAGCCGAAATTTATGGCGCGGAACTCGAACTGAGTTATGCGCCGAGCCGCCGATGGGATTTCTCCCTGTCGGGTGGCCTGCTGCACACCAAGATCACGGATACGCCCTTGATCCTGAGCAGTCCTCGGCTGGGTGTCATCCCGCTGGAAGGGCTACCGCTCCCCCAGACGCCGAAATGGAATATGAGCGCTACGCTGGCGCATCATATCCCGGTCGACGGAATGGGCGTGTTCACGCTCCAGGCCGAAGCACGCGCCCAAGCGAAGCAGAATTTCGTGTTGAACAACGATCCCATCGTGGATGTGCCATCCTACGGCCTCGTTAATTTCCGCGTCATGTGGGAATCCGAGGACCGGAAATACAACGCACAGCTGTTCGTGACCAACGCGTTCTCCAAGGATTACTTCGCCAATTTGAACGAGACTACCTTTTCGGCGGGATCTTTGATTGCGCAGACCGGCGAGCCTCGTCTCTGGGGCGCCAAAATCGGCGTATCCTTCTGA
- a CDS encoding cupin domain-containing protein — protein MPFLSVDDADFWGRIPNEFRAILDQAGDGEVGVSYFELGRREDNAPAVTCLRMEPGFVLPRHAHDCHRFEIIVKGSLTVEGRVLRPGSVMISEPGVVYGPGVAGPEGCTTFEIFSTHHGSHTALIPTDTGELVEYDVWTPEGARKMAEHARKQAAVLAE, from the coding sequence ATGCCGTTTCTGTCCGTGGACGACGCCGACTTCTGGGGCCGCATCCCCAACGAGTTCCGGGCAATCCTCGACCAAGCGGGTGATGGCGAAGTGGGGGTGTCCTACTTCGAGCTCGGCCGCCGCGAGGACAATGCTCCAGCGGTAACCTGCCTGCGTATGGAGCCCGGCTTCGTGCTCCCTCGCCATGCCCACGACTGCCATCGCTTCGAGATCATCGTCAAGGGTAGCCTGACCGTGGAAGGGCGGGTCCTCAGGCCAGGATCGGTGATGATCTCGGAACCCGGCGTTGTTTACGGACCGGGTGTAGCCGGGCCGGAAGGGTGCACGACGTTCGAGATATTCTCGACCCATCATGGTTCGCACACAGCCTTGATCCCCACCGATACGGGAGAACTGGTGGAGTATGACGTCTGGACCCCCGAGGGAGCGAGGAAGATGGCGGAACATGCGCGCAAACAGGCGGCCGTTCTCGCCGAATGA
- a CDS encoding amidohydrolase family protein — protein MRKLIRSGLIMGLLLAAPAQLWAKDIAVHAGRLIDGVSKAPRSNMTILIRDDRIISVTPGFTTPVGAEVVDLSRLTVLPGLIDCHVHLSFDLFTVKLPPQLQIVKRSSYDELLTAVESGRRTLMAGFTSVRDVAGYTPAMAALKNAVKSGGITGPRMWISGTPLGPTGGHSDLSNGFDAQVSKAEWRDAVIDGPDEAVKSVRQHHKGGADVIKITISGGTTTEGDNPHAQLMSDAEIQAVVDTAHVLGMKVAAHVQARGAIGRAAALGVDTIEHGTFADAADYNEMKAKGAWFVPTPLVAKFKADVARSRPEMFSASAASKLLSIDPLLENLGRAHKAGVKIAFGTDAGVVPHGQNAQGFALLVRSGLTPMEAIQTATASAAEAIGAAEDIGTIQPGRYADLVATANDPLADITELERIKFVMKGGSVVRANIAPQP, from the coding sequence ATGCGTAAGCTCATCCGATCTGGCCTGATCATGGGGCTGCTGCTTGCCGCACCCGCACAGCTTTGGGCAAAGGATATTGCGGTTCACGCCGGACGTCTGATCGACGGAGTGTCGAAAGCGCCGCGTTCGAATATGACGATATTGATCCGGGACGATCGCATTATCTCGGTAACCCCGGGGTTCACTACGCCAGTGGGCGCCGAGGTGGTCGACCTTTCGCGGCTAACAGTGCTGCCAGGCTTGATCGACTGCCATGTGCATCTGTCCTTCGATTTGTTCACGGTGAAGCTGCCGCCGCAGCTGCAGATCGTCAAACGATCCAGCTATGATGAGTTGCTGACGGCGGTGGAAAGCGGCCGTAGGACGTTGATGGCGGGCTTCACTTCGGTCCGGGACGTGGCGGGCTACACACCGGCCATGGCGGCACTTAAAAACGCGGTGAAATCCGGCGGCATAACCGGTCCCCGGATGTGGATTTCGGGCACGCCGCTTGGTCCTACGGGAGGGCATAGCGATCTCAGCAACGGCTTCGATGCCCAGGTATCGAAGGCCGAATGGCGCGACGCGGTAATCGACGGCCCCGACGAGGCTGTGAAGTCGGTGCGCCAGCATCACAAGGGTGGGGCGGACGTTATCAAGATCACCATCTCGGGAGGCACGACGACCGAGGGTGACAATCCGCACGCGCAATTGATGAGCGACGCCGAAATTCAGGCTGTGGTGGATACCGCTCATGTTTTGGGCATGAAGGTCGCCGCGCATGTGCAGGCGCGCGGTGCGATCGGACGAGCCGCTGCGTTGGGAGTCGACACGATCGAACATGGCACCTTCGCGGATGCCGCCGACTACAACGAGATGAAGGCGAAAGGGGCCTGGTTCGTACCGACGCCGCTGGTTGCCAAGTTCAAGGCCGACGTGGCTCGATCGCGACCGGAGATGTTCAGTGCGTCGGCCGCCAGCAAGCTTCTGTCCATCGATCCGCTTCTGGAAAATCTGGGCCGGGCTCACAAGGCCGGCGTGAAGATCGCCTTCGGCACCGACGCCGGCGTCGTCCCGCATGGCCAGAATGCGCAGGGGTTCGCGCTTCTCGTACGCAGCGGCCTCACCCCGATGGAAGCGATCCAGACCGCCACGGCTTCGGCCGCTGAAGCGATCGGCGCTGCGGAAGATATCGGGACGATCCAGCCGGGGCGCTACGCCGATCTGGTTGCGACGGCGAACGATCCTCTTGCCGACATAACCGAGCTGGAGCGCATCAAATTCGTCATGAAGGGCGGATCGGTCGTGCGAGCGAACATCGCTCCCCAGCCATAG
- a CDS encoding cupin domain-containing protein yields MMKELEKTLHVHSEEIPYIPAAPGMEIRILHARVKDDFYVTQLRAQPGCVSGLHKHPINKGTGGFTLRGAWGHDHQYLYRPGTYIFETPGVVHQFLNGPEETEVVFFGDLVAEFVDPETLQVIGVVDGPAVINRYLQYCEEKGVSARFLNDS; encoded by the coding sequence ATGATGAAGGAGCTGGAGAAAACGCTCCATGTCCACAGTGAGGAGATTCCTTACATTCCTGCGGCTCCCGGCATGGAGATCCGCATCCTCCATGCGCGGGTAAAAGATGACTTTTACGTTACGCAGCTTCGCGCCCAGCCTGGATGTGTCTCAGGGCTTCATAAGCATCCCATCAATAAAGGAACTGGCGGCTTCACGTTGAGAGGCGCCTGGGGGCATGACCATCAATATCTTTATAGACCGGGCACCTACATTTTCGAGACACCTGGAGTGGTCCATCAGTTCCTTAACGGCCCTGAGGAAACCGAGGTGGTTTTCTTCGGCGATCTGGTGGCCGAGTTCGTCGATCCGGAAACGTTGCAGGTTATCGGCGTGGTGGACGGTCCTGCAGTTATAAACAGGTATTTGCAATATTGCGAGGAGAAGGGCGTAAGCGCCAGATTCCTGAATGATTCATGA
- a CDS encoding TetR/AcrR family transcriptional regulator, translated as MSRRRSNLQGEATRVALLETAEALFGRFGIESVGTRQIGATIGSSNTNIVTYYFGTKDALVEEIIRYRGPAIERRRAELFEMAQKRGSVGLMDLLDCLNRPLLEQTNDAGERSYAAFLASLLRADRADIRLNLAQDYPVSSEIGELLRKALPTRSGQAKIDRLFIVSDMIYSALHLIDHLRCGLGEAEEIFVDALNMMHAALMVQSK; from the coding sequence ATGAGCCGTCGGCGGTCAAACCTGCAAGGGGAGGCCACGCGGGTTGCGCTGCTCGAAACGGCTGAGGCACTTTTCGGCAGGTTCGGAATAGAAAGCGTGGGCACTCGACAAATCGGTGCGACGATCGGATCAAGCAATACGAATATCGTTACCTATTATTTTGGCACCAAGGACGCCCTCGTCGAGGAGATTATAAGATATCGTGGGCCGGCGATCGAGCGACGTCGTGCTGAACTATTTGAAATGGCACAAAAGCGAGGATCTGTGGGTCTCATGGACTTGCTCGACTGCCTTAATCGCCCGCTTCTCGAACAAACCAATGATGCAGGAGAGCGCTCCTACGCAGCGTTTCTAGCCAGCCTTTTGCGCGCCGATCGAGCAGATATTCGTCTCAACTTGGCGCAGGATTATCCTGTTTCGTCCGAGATCGGAGAGCTTCTGCGAAAGGCGCTCCCGACGCGCAGCGGCCAGGCGAAGATCGATAGATTGTTTATCGTTAGCGATATGATCTATTCGGCGCTTCACCTCATTGACCATCTCCGCTGCGGCCTCGGCGAAGCAGAAGAGATTTTCGTTGATGCACTCAATATGATGCACGCCGCGTTGATGGTTCAATCAAAGTAA
- a CDS encoding TetR/AcrR family transcriptional regulator, with the protein MAKRKKPEAGDLARAAILKAAEKHCAERGLRPSSVRAIATAANVNSAMLGYYFGPKETLLREVVSTAAQKICAWRLAALEKSLARHGGLIPTAETIRIYAEPFLLENHPLAKTVKIYLRVVGEAMAEPDEGFSRYMHGEFLDSHLRFCAEIARSTPSIPADRIAYRYHMMVGAMVALCAGREWAGSGPLFSQPVATGGADEALIQFSQEWAQIFALSS; encoded by the coding sequence ATGGCTAAGCGCAAGAAACCTGAGGCGGGCGATCTGGCCCGGGCCGCGATACTTAAGGCTGCCGAGAAGCATTGCGCAGAACGTGGTCTGAGACCGTCGTCCGTTCGCGCGATCGCTACCGCGGCCAATGTGAATTCGGCCATGCTCGGCTATTATTTTGGTCCCAAGGAGACATTACTTCGCGAGGTGGTGTCCACCGCCGCGCAGAAGATTTGCGCCTGGCGTCTGGCGGCGCTGGAAAAATCGCTCGCGCGACACGGCGGCCTGATTCCGACCGCCGAGACGATCCGCATTTACGCTGAGCCGTTCCTGCTTGAAAACCATCCGCTGGCGAAAACCGTCAAAATTTACCTACGGGTTGTCGGCGAAGCGATGGCCGAACCGGATGAAGGTTTCTCCAGATATATGCATGGGGAATTCCTCGACAGCCACCTCCGGTTCTGCGCTGAAATCGCTCGATCGACGCCGAGCATCCCAGCCGACAGGATCGCTTACCGTTATCATATGATGGTCGGCGCCATGGTGGCACTATGCGCCGGCCGCGAGTGGGCGGGCAGTGGGCCCCTGTTCAGCCAACCGGTCGCTACGGGCGGGGCCGATGAGGCGCTGATTCAATTCAGCCAGGAATGGGCCCAGATATTTGCCTTGTCGTCCTAA
- a CDS encoding cation:dicarboxylate symporter family transporter encodes MALILGIVAAPPEGIGLVLGVDRFLDMCRTALNVREIPRPQW; translated from the coding sequence GTGGCGCTGATCCTGGGAATCGTCGCGGCGCCGCCCGAGGGGATTGGGCTTGTGCTCGGCGTGGACCGGTTTCTCGACATGTGCCGCACAGCGCTCAATGTACGGGAGATCCCGCGGCCGCAGTGGTGA
- a CDS encoding IS5 family transposase (programmed frameshift), whose product MEGEVLRDDQWDRLREFVPGGRKGRRGPRSDGRRFLNALLWLARSGGRWRDLPERFGPYQTAKRRYYRWVEQGVIDRIFEAVSDDPDIEWLAIDATVIRAQAQAAGARGKKGGAQAQALGRSRGGFGTKIHAVVDALGLPIRFILGPGQQNDMAPACDLIRGIPAERVLADRAYDADSLHDLIYEQGGEPIIPPRRHRKYQHHYDRIAYKQRWGIEGFFAKLKQWRRIATRYDKIARNFLGFVKLASIMLWLK is encoded by the exons GTGGAAGGCGAGGTTCTTCGAGACGATCAATGGGACCGTCTGCGAGAGTTCGTGCCGGGTGGTCGCAAGGGACGGAGAGGCCCACGCAGCGACGGCCGTCGCTTTCTAAATGCCCTTTTGTGGCTGGCGCGTTCAGGCGGTCGCTGGCGCGATCTTCCAGAGAGGTTCGGCCCCTACCAGACCGCCAAGCGGCGCTATTATCGTTGGGTCGAGCAGGGGGTGATCGACCGGATATTCGAAGCCGTGTCGGATGATCCCGATATTGAATGGCTGGCAATCGATGCGACGGTGATCCGCGCTCAAGCCCAAGCGGCTGGGGCAAGGG GTAAAAAGGGGGGCGCTCAAGCCCAGGCTCTTGGGCGATCCAGAGGCGGGTTTGGCACCAAAATCCACGCCGTAGTCGATGCCCTTGGCTTGCCGATCCGCTTCATCCTCGGCCCTGGACAGCAAAACGACATGGCACCGGCCTGCGATCTGATCCGAGGCATTCCAGCTGAAAGAGTGCTGGCGGATCGTGCCTACGACGCCGACAGCTTGCATGACCTCATCTACGAGCAAGGCGGCGAGCCGATCATTCCGCCTCGCCGCCATCGCAAATATCAGCACCACTATGATCGCATTGCCTACAAGCAGCGCTGGGGCATCGAGGGCTTCTTCGCAAAGCTCAAGCAGTGGCGGCGCATCGCCACACGCTACGACAAAATTGCCAGAAACTTCCTCGGCTTCGTTAAACTCGCCAGCATCATGCTGTGGCTCAAATGA
- a CDS encoding copper resistance protein B — protein sequence MIRTLFAASLLAAATPAAAQHADHTGHTGHMGHAMPASDAAPSCTPEHAAMGHCKPAPAAAAPVRPAVDPSCPPEHAAMGHCEPTAPSSSGAVPTPPAPPSAGPSAAASSGPEYAADGVWGADVMAPVRKAVYTEHGAFRGSKLLIDRLEHRSVDGRDGYAWEGEGWYGGDYDRLWVKTEGEGGFGGAIESAEVQALWSRAIGPWFNLQTGLRYDFRPRPDRAHLAMGVQGLAPYWFEVDVAAFLSDRGDLTARLEAEYDQRITNRLILQPSAEIELSAQNVPSVGISAGLSTIEAGLRLRYEVVPEFAPYLGLEYERAFGKTADSRRADGEKADSLAFVIGLRAWF from the coding sequence ATGATCCGCACCCTCTTCGCGGCGAGCCTGCTCGCCGCCGCCACGCCTGCCGCTGCCCAGCATGCCGATCATACGGGGCACACGGGCCATATGGGCCATGCGATGCCGGCGTCGGACGCCGCGCCGAGTTGTACGCCCGAACATGCGGCGATGGGCCATTGCAAGCCTGCGCCCGCAGCCGCCGCGCCGGTGCGGCCCGCCGTTGATCCGTCCTGCCCGCCAGAACATGCCGCGATGGGCCATTGTGAACCCACCGCCCCATCTTCGTCAGGCGCCGTCCCCACGCCGCCGGCGCCACCTTCGGCCGGGCCGTCTGCCGCGGCGTCGAGCGGTCCCGAATATGCCGCCGATGGGGTATGGGGAGCGGATGTGATGGCTCCGGTTCGCAAGGCCGTCTACACCGAACATGGCGCCTTCCGCGGCAGCAAGCTGTTGATCGACCGGCTCGAACACCGTTCGGTGGACGGCCGTGACGGATATGCCTGGGAAGGCGAAGGCTGGTATGGCGGGGATTACGACCGCCTCTGGGTCAAGACGGAGGGCGAGGGCGGCTTCGGTGGCGCGATCGAGTCGGCCGAGGTCCAGGCCTTGTGGAGCCGGGCGATCGGCCCTTGGTTCAACCTGCAGACCGGCCTGCGCTATGATTTCCGGCCCAGGCCCGACCGGGCGCATCTGGCTATGGGGGTTCAGGGCCTCGCGCCTTATTGGTTCGAGGTCGATGTCGCAGCCTTCCTGTCCGACCGCGGTGACCTGACCGCGCGGCTGGAGGCCGAATATGATCAGCGGATCACCAACCGGCTGATCCTTCAGCCGAGTGCCGAGATCGAGCTGTCGGCGCAGAACGTGCCGTCGGTCGGCATCAGTGCGGGGCTGTCCACGATCGAGGCGGGATTGCGGCTGCGCTACGAGGTCGTACCCGAATTCGCGCCCTATCTGGGGCTCGAATATGAGCGTGCCTTCGGCAAGACTGCCGATAGCAGGCGGGCGGATGGTGAGAAGGCCGATAGCCTGGCTTTCGTCATCGGTCTGCGCGCCTGGTTCTGA
- a CDS encoding copper resistance system multicopper oxidase, with protein sequence MTHMTMRRRGVLRAGAAGLLGLGVQSIFPAWAHSGSHGLRAELPTLTGQDIRLRIAHDMFKVGGRAGHAITINGVLPAPLIRLREGQNVRLHVENALDEDTSIHWHGLILPFHMDGVPGISFPGIKPGTTFTYEFPVKQSGTYWYHSHSGLQEQIGHYGPLVIDPAGAEPAPYDREHVIVLSDWTFLHPHQVMVKLKQKGGYFNRQKQTLLDGTMTAAERANWGRMRMDPADIADVNGSTYSFLINGHGPAENWTGLFRPGERVRLRFINASAMTIFNIRIPGLPMTVVQADGQHVRPVETDEFQISVAETYDVIVTPTADQAFALIAETIDRSGMARATLAPRLGMVAPVPALRPRPTLSMRDMGMGGMDMGGGGTCAPEHAAMGHCTPGQPAAAMQHSMRDKASVPASVDVGVGVDMIAPMPVDRTGDRPLGLEKEPHRVLTYHDLAPLVPFHDTRPPARSVDIHLTGNMERFMWSLDGRKMNEGAEPIRFERNERVRVNLINNSMMNHPIHIHGHFFELVTGQAHGHPVKHTVNVMPGGKASFDLTADAPGDWAFHCHLLYHMHAGMMNVVKVRPLDDGGAA encoded by the coding sequence ATGACCCATATGACGATGAGGCGACGCGGCGTGCTGCGCGCCGGCGCCGCCGGGCTGCTGGGCCTCGGCGTCCAGTCGATATTTCCCGCCTGGGCGCATAGCGGATCGCACGGCCTGCGCGCAGAGCTGCCCACACTCACCGGACAGGATATCCGGCTGCGGATCGCCCATGACATGTTCAAGGTCGGCGGGCGTGCCGGCCATGCGATCACGATCAATGGCGTGCTGCCCGCGCCCCTGATCCGTCTGCGCGAGGGACAGAATGTCCGGTTGCATGTCGAGAATGCCCTTGATGAGGACACATCGATCCACTGGCACGGGCTGATCCTGCCTTTCCATATGGACGGCGTGCCGGGCATCAGCTTCCCGGGCATCAAGCCGGGTACGACCTTTACCTATGAGTTCCCCGTCAAGCAGTCGGGTACATATTGGTATCATTCGCATTCGGGGCTGCAGGAGCAGATCGGCCATTATGGCCCGCTGGTCATCGATCCGGCGGGTGCCGAGCCGGCGCCTTATGATCGCGAGCATGTGATCGTCCTGTCGGACTGGACCTTCCTGCACCCGCATCAGGTGATGGTGAAGCTCAAGCAGAAGGGCGGCTATTTCAACCGGCAGAAGCAAACCCTGCTCGACGGTACCATGACCGCGGCCGAGCGGGCGAACTGGGGCAGGATGCGGATGGATCCGGCCGATATCGCCGATGTCAACGGATCGACCTACAGCTTCCTGATCAACGGCCATGGCCCGGCGGAGAACTGGACCGGGCTGTTCCGGCCCGGCGAACGCGTGCGGCTGCGCTTCATCAACGCGTCGGCCATGACGATCTTCAACATCCGCATCCCCGGCTTGCCGATGACGGTCGTCCAGGCCGACGGGCAGCATGTCCGTCCGGTCGAGACCGACGAGTTCCAGATATCGGTCGCCGAGACCTATGACGTGATCGTCACGCCCACTGCCGACCAGGCCTTTGCGCTGATCGCCGAGACGATCGACCGCTCCGGGATGGCGCGGGCGACGCTGGCTCCCCGGCTGGGGATGGTCGCGCCGGTGCCTGCGCTGCGCCCGCGTCCGACCTTGTCGATGCGCGACATGGGCATGGGCGGCATGGATATGGGCGGCGGCGGAACCTGCGCACCTGAACATGCCGCCATGGGCCACTGCACGCCGGGCCAGCCCGCGGCGGCAATGCAGCACAGCATGCGCGACAAGGCATCGGTCCCGGCCAGCGTCGATGTCGGCGTGGGCGTCGATATGATCGCGCCGATGCCGGTCGATCGTACCGGGGATCGGCCGCTCGGGCTCGAGAAAGAGCCGCATCGCGTGCTGACCTATCATGATCTGGCGCCGCTGGTGCCATTTCACGATACGCGTCCGCCCGCGCGAAGCGTCGATATCCACCTCACCGGCAATATGGAGCGGTTCATGTGGTCGCTCGACGGCCGGAAGATGAACGAAGGTGCCGAGCCGATCCGCTTCGAGCGCAATGAACGGGTGCGGGTGAACCTCATCAACAATTCGATGATGAACCATCCGATCCACATCCATGGGCATTTCTTCGAACTGGTGACCGGCCAGGCGCACGGCCATCCGGTCAAGCATACGGTGAACGTGATGCCGGGGGGCAAGGCGAGTTTCGACCTGACGGCTGACGCACCGGGCGATTGGGCCTTCCACTGCCATCTGCTGTATCACATGCACGCCGGGATGATGAACGTCGTGAAGGTGCGACCGCTCGACGATGGAGGCGCGGCATGA